From the genome of Streptomyces sp. NBC_00659, one region includes:
- a CDS encoding nuclear transport factor 2 family protein — protein sequence MGTAAAPAFDTEALRRGIEGHSAADLLSLYADDAELRIVDRNTQPSHPMVKHGRAEIAEMLDDVYSRDMTHKMDQCVIQGDHVAYTETCVYADGVRVMSTSMMSLRDGKIAEQTLVQAWDE from the coding sequence ATGGGCACAGCGGCAGCCCCCGCCTTCGACACCGAGGCGCTGCGCCGGGGCATTGAAGGACACAGTGCGGCAGATCTGCTGTCGCTCTACGCCGACGACGCGGAACTGCGCATCGTCGACCGCAACACCCAGCCCAGCCACCCGATGGTCAAACACGGTCGCGCCGAGATCGCCGAGATGCTCGACGACGTCTACAGCCGGGACATGACGCACAAGATGGACCAGTGCGTCATCCAGGGCGACCACGTCGCCTACACCGAGACCTGCGTGTACGCGGACGGGGTACGGGTGATGAGCACGTCGATGATGTCGTTGCGCGACGGCAAGATCGCCGAACAGACGCTGGTACAGGCATGGGACGAGTAG
- a CDS encoding AraC family transcriptional regulator, whose amino-acid sequence MVNNRHPAGQAAPGTICAAPVGPPAGLEVISLAALRARTRAHGTDLGAPQRPAFHQVLTLASGTLRQSVDFTAHDVVRDTWLWTRPGQVLQWGDLTGAEGTLIAFERDFPGAATVRAARLDDPHARVLCAPEGEVATSLRVATEHLVHEFRAPGRLPRDARSAVLRHLLDVLILRLAHPEGSDAPPTGPGETFLRFRAAVERDFARTRRVDDYALTLGYSARTLSRAALESAGIGAKEFIDRRVILEAKRLLAHTDLAAARIAAQLGFSSATNFAKYFHQRAGQAPIAFRTAVRGRGSGIPSARDGGDAAAADACQGRQGPSDASPGCPGGAP is encoded by the coding sequence ATGGTCAACAACCGACACCCGGCCGGGCAGGCCGCCCCCGGAACCATCTGCGCGGCCCCCGTCGGCCCACCCGCCGGCCTGGAAGTGATCTCGCTCGCCGCGCTGCGCGCCCGGACCCGTGCCCACGGCACCGATCTCGGCGCGCCGCAGCGTCCCGCCTTCCACCAGGTGCTCACGCTGGCCTCCGGCACCCTGCGCCAGAGCGTGGACTTCACCGCCCATGACGTCGTGCGGGACACCTGGCTGTGGACGCGCCCCGGGCAGGTCCTGCAGTGGGGGGATCTCACGGGGGCCGAGGGGACACTGATCGCCTTCGAGCGGGACTTCCCGGGCGCGGCCACCGTCCGCGCGGCCCGGCTCGACGACCCGCACGCCCGCGTGCTGTGCGCCCCCGAAGGCGAGGTCGCCACCTCGTTGCGGGTGGCGACCGAGCATCTGGTGCACGAGTTCCGGGCACCCGGGCGGCTGCCGCGCGACGCGCGAAGCGCCGTACTGCGTCATCTGCTGGACGTGCTGATCCTGCGCCTGGCCCATCCGGAAGGATCGGACGCCCCTCCCACCGGGCCCGGCGAAACCTTTCTTCGCTTCCGGGCGGCCGTCGAGCGGGACTTCGCGCGCACCCGGCGGGTGGACGACTACGCCCTCACCCTCGGCTACTCGGCCCGCACGCTGTCCCGGGCCGCCCTCGAATCGGCGGGCATCGGCGCCAAGGAGTTCATCGACCGCAGGGTGATCCTGGAGGCCAAGCGGCTGCTCGCCCACACCGACCTGGCCGCCGCCCGCATCGCCGCGCAGCTCGGCTTCTCCAGCGCCACGAACTTCGCCAAGTACTTCCACCAGCGTGCCGGGCAGGCTCCCATCGCGTTCCGCACGGCGGTACGCGGACGCGGCTCGGGCATCCCCTCGGCCCGGGACGGAGGGGATGCCGCCGCTGCCGACGCCTGCCAGGGCCGTCAGGGCCCGTCGGACGCTAGCCCTGGATGCCCGGGAGGAGCCCCGTGA
- a CDS encoding glycosyltransferase: MTAGSRGDVAPFTGLGRGLVRAGHDVTLVTHGCFAGLVSDSGVGFHALPVDPRAELESGRGRRLHRSATGAGKIIRLAGIARSLVGRLTDDMIAAARSSDVLLLAGSLGPLGYAVAEGLGLPSMGVHLQPLAPTREFAPPVAGTGSWGPTVNRAAGYGVNLAVERVYAETVRNLREGLGLPPVGPLAARRARERLAWPVQHGFSPLVVPRPRDWRRGLDVCGYWWPYDGQDARLPSALEDFLDAGPAPVFVGLGSATVPDPGRLSGEIVRALRAAGLRGVIQRGWGELRATGDDMFTVGEVPHSILFPRTAAVVHHAGAGTTAAGLRAGVPAVPVPVQFDEGFWAARLVALGVAPGVLSPRGLRAERLAPALARATTDPAFRRSARNLAERLRTEDGVTPVAEALTRLEHFGHP, translated from the coding sequence CTGACCGCGGGTTCACGGGGCGACGTGGCCCCGTTCACCGGACTCGGACGCGGCCTGGTGCGGGCCGGGCACGACGTGACCCTGGTGACACACGGGTGCTTCGCGGGCCTGGTGTCGGATTCGGGGGTGGGGTTCCACGCGCTGCCCGTCGATCCGCGGGCCGAACTGGAGTCCGGGCGAGGGCGGCGGCTCCACCGGAGTGCCACGGGCGCCGGGAAGATCATCAGGCTGGCAGGAATCGCCCGGTCGCTCGTCGGGCGGCTGACCGACGACATGATCGCGGCCGCCCGCTCCAGTGACGTCCTCCTGCTGGCCGGTTCGCTGGGACCGCTCGGGTACGCCGTCGCGGAGGGGCTGGGCCTGCCCAGCATGGGAGTACATCTCCAGCCGCTGGCACCGACAAGGGAGTTCGCGCCCCCGGTGGCCGGCACCGGCTCCTGGGGACCCACGGTCAACCGGGCGGCCGGGTACGGGGTGAACCTGGCCGTCGAGCGGGTCTACGCGGAGACGGTGCGGAACCTGCGCGAGGGACTCGGCCTGCCGCCCGTGGGTCCCCTCGCCGCCCGTCGCGCCCGCGAACGGCTGGCCTGGCCGGTGCAGCACGGGTTCAGCCCTCTGGTGGTTCCCCGGCCGCGGGACTGGAGACGCGGGCTCGACGTCTGCGGCTACTGGTGGCCCTACGACGGCCAGGACGCCCGGCTCCCCTCCGCGCTGGAGGACTTCCTGGACGCGGGCCCCGCTCCCGTCTTCGTGGGCCTGGGCAGCGCGACGGTCCCCGATCCCGGACGGCTGAGCGGCGAGATCGTACGTGCTCTGCGGGCCGCCGGGCTGCGTGGGGTGATCCAGCGGGGGTGGGGCGAGCTGCGCGCCACCGGTGACGACATGTTCACGGTCGGGGAGGTGCCTCACTCGATCCTGTTTCCCCGGACGGCGGCGGTGGTGCATCACGCCGGGGCCGGCACGACCGCGGCGGGGCTGCGGGCCGGGGTGCCCGCGGTGCCCGTGCCGGTCCAGTTCGACGAGGGTTTCTGGGCGGCGCGGCTCGTCGCGCTCGGGGTCGCGCCCGGCGTCCTGTCGCCACGCGGGCTGCGCGCGGAGCGGCTGGCGCCGGCCCTGGCCCGGGCGACCACGGATCCCGCGTTCCGGCGAAGCGCGCGGAACCTGGCGGAACGCCTTCGCACGGAGGACGGGGTGACCCCGGTGGCAGAGGCCCTGACCCGGCTCGAACACTTCGGACACCCATGA
- a CDS encoding XdhC/CoxI family protein: MRDILPALYEWYAAGSPFGLATVVAVDRSAPRDPGAAMAVGPGDEIVGSVSGGCVEGAVFELAREVIASGETRLETFGYSDEDAFAVGLTCGGEITLLVRRVSAADDPAFAAVAESVAAGRPVTLATVLDGPAPRGATLAVRPDETPAENGTPGSAASTGAADTAGAADTAGAADTASTASTNGTHGTHGAVSAPPGPTDPDTGTAGSLGSGGLDVAVAADARGELAQGATGRRHYGPHGERREDAVTVFLHSFAPPPRMLVFGAIDYASAVARIGAFLGYRVTVCDARPAFATPERFPAGVEVVVDWPHHYLSGTTTDARTVICVLTHDPKFDVPLLEEALRRPAAYIGAMGSRRTHDDRLERLRAAGVPEHELSRLRSPVGLDLGARTPEEVAVSVAAEIIALRWGGSGLPLTARGGAIHPR, encoded by the coding sequence ATGCGTGACATCCTCCCCGCGCTGTACGAGTGGTACGCGGCCGGATCGCCCTTCGGGCTGGCCACGGTGGTGGCGGTCGACCGCAGCGCGCCCCGCGACCCGGGCGCGGCCATGGCGGTCGGCCCGGGCGACGAGATCGTGGGCAGTGTGTCCGGCGGCTGTGTCGAGGGCGCGGTCTTCGAGCTGGCCCGGGAGGTGATCGCCTCCGGCGAGACCCGCCTGGAGACGTTCGGGTACAGCGACGAGGACGCCTTCGCCGTGGGACTCACCTGCGGCGGAGAGATCACCCTGCTGGTCCGGCGGGTGTCGGCCGCCGACGATCCGGCCTTCGCGGCGGTGGCCGAGTCGGTGGCGGCGGGCCGCCCGGTGACGCTGGCGACGGTACTGGACGGCCCGGCGCCACGGGGGGCGACGCTCGCCGTCCGGCCTGACGAGACCCCGGCCGAGAACGGGACCCCCGGCTCGGCGGCCTCCACGGGCGCGGCCGACACGGCGGGCGCGGCCGACACGGCGGGCGCGGCCGACACGGCCAGCACGGCCAGCACGAACGGCACGCACGGCACGCACGGCGCCGTCTCCGCCCCACCCGGGCCGACGGACCCGGACACCGGGACTGCCGGGTCGCTCGGGTCCGGGGGGCTGGATGTCGCCGTCGCCGCCGACGCGCGGGGGGAACTGGCCCAGGGGGCGACGGGGCGACGGCACTACGGGCCGCACGGTGAGCGGCGCGAGGACGCCGTCACCGTTTTTCTGCACTCCTTCGCACCGCCTCCGCGCATGCTGGTCTTCGGCGCCATCGACTACGCGTCCGCCGTGGCCCGCATCGGAGCCTTCCTCGGCTACCGGGTCACGGTGTGCGACGCCCGTCCGGCGTTCGCCACGCCCGAACGCTTCCCGGCGGGTGTGGAGGTCGTCGTGGACTGGCCGCACCACTACCTGAGCGGCACGACGACCGACGCGCGCACGGTGATCTGCGTCCTGACGCACGACCCCAAGTTCGACGTGCCCCTGCTGGAGGAGGCGCTGCGCCGTCCGGCCGCGTACATCGGCGCGATGGGCAGCCGCCGCACCCACGACGACCGTCTGGAACGGCTGCGCGCGGCCGGTGTCCCGGAGCACGAGCTGTCCCGGCTGCGCTCCCCCGTCGGCCTCGACCTCGGAGCCCGTACACCGGAGGAGGTGGCCGTGTCCGTCGCCGCGGAGATCATCGCGCTGCGCTGGGGCGGCAGCGGGCTGCCCCTGACAGCCAGGGGCGGGGCGATCCATCCGCGGTGA
- a CDS encoding polyprenyl synthetase family protein has protein sequence MGVDCVRAKSYMDLHREMSAGIEAERASALDMLGPSAVSVRAAVAELLEHRTFAYPLSVLPVIVHAVETGATGPAVPLAVVHELWWTSACYLDDLADGQAVFAAGGLGESEALLATVISGIPLPLLVVQSPRIPEKARGPLSAEVVRCWITATEGQLRDLRADAATRDAVVTAYLGKSGAPFSMVTAMAARLADRPDERVELWREFGNVLGVLWQLFNDQQDILTGRNEDLANGTVTYLLACALESAGPDRAGDVLELHAAARHSTDARAELTGILLAPDVLRRYEKDTSVFRDRAHRLLDELGGDTAYSDVLHDLVDRASPMLLRAAEPVARAVTPQL, from the coding sequence GTGGGGGTGGACTGCGTGCGGGCGAAGTCGTACATGGATCTGCATCGGGAGATGTCCGCGGGCATCGAGGCGGAGCGCGCGTCCGCGCTCGACATGCTGGGACCGTCGGCCGTGTCCGTCCGGGCCGCGGTCGCCGAACTCCTGGAGCACCGGACCTTCGCCTACCCTCTGTCCGTGCTGCCGGTGATCGTCCACGCCGTGGAGACGGGGGCGACCGGACCGGCCGTTCCGCTGGCCGTCGTCCACGAACTGTGGTGGACCTCCGCGTGCTACCTGGACGACCTCGCCGACGGTCAGGCCGTCTTCGCCGCCGGCGGTCTCGGCGAGAGCGAGGCGCTGCTCGCCACGGTCATCAGCGGAATTCCGCTTCCCCTGCTCGTCGTTCAGTCGCCGCGGATCCCCGAGAAGGCGCGCGGGCCGCTGTCGGCCGAGGTCGTGAGGTGCTGGATCACCGCGACCGAGGGGCAGTTGAGGGACCTGCGCGCGGACGCGGCCACCCGCGACGCCGTGGTCACGGCCTACCTCGGGAAATCCGGCGCCCCGTTCAGCATGGTCACCGCCATGGCCGCGCGACTGGCCGACCGCCCGGACGAACGAGTCGAGCTCTGGCGGGAGTTCGGCAACGTCCTCGGCGTTCTGTGGCAGCTCTTCAACGATCAGCAGGACATCCTGACCGGCCGCAACGAAGACCTCGCGAACGGCACGGTGACCTATCTGCTGGCGTGCGCGCTGGAGAGCGCCGGACCGGATCGCGCGGGCGACGTCCTGGAACTGCACGCCGCCGCACGCCACTCGACCGATGCCCGGGCGGAGCTCACCGGCATCCTTCTCGCACCGGACGTGCTGCGCCGCTACGAGAAGGACACCAGCGTCTTCCGCGACCGTGCCCACCGCCTCCTGGACGAACTCGGGGGCGACACGGCCTATTCGGATGTCCTGCACGACCTCGTGGACCGGGCCTCCCCGATGCTGCTGCGGGCGGCTGAGCCCGTCGCCCGAGCGGTCACGCCCCAGCTCTGA
- a CDS encoding TetR/AcrR family transcriptional regulator, producing MAGRLRQPTGRYGGRTAEERQAERRRRFLDAGLQLFGAGPGYRSTTVAALSEAAGLSTRQFYEAFRSLEDVLAALHLQVNDWAEQAALAALAEAGDLPLAERATALFRAYAANVTSDPRRIRITFVEIIGVSARLEEQRLARRARWVEFICGEAAGAIARGEAAPRDYRLAATAFIGSVNGLLHDWNAGWVDATLDEVVEELVRQLLGILRPAGWSADGITST from the coding sequence GTGGCGGGCAGGCTCAGACAGCCCACCGGCCGCTACGGCGGCAGGACGGCGGAGGAGCGGCAGGCGGAGCGCCGCCGTCGTTTTCTCGACGCCGGGCTCCAGCTCTTCGGCGCCGGGCCCGGGTACCGGTCCACGACCGTGGCGGCCCTCAGCGAGGCGGCGGGACTGTCCACGCGCCAGTTCTACGAGGCTTTCCGCAGCCTCGAAGACGTACTGGCGGCGCTGCATCTGCAGGTCAACGACTGGGCCGAGCAGGCCGCTCTGGCCGCGCTCGCCGAAGCCGGCGACCTGCCGCTCGCCGAGCGTGCCACCGCTCTCTTCCGCGCCTACGCGGCGAACGTGACGAGCGATCCGCGCCGCATCCGTATCACCTTCGTGGAGATCATCGGCGTGAGCGCGCGGCTGGAGGAACAGCGGCTCGCCCGCCGGGCCCGCTGGGTGGAGTTCATCTGCGGCGAGGCGGCGGGTGCCATCGCCCGGGGGGAGGCTGCGCCGCGTGACTACCGGCTGGCCGCCACCGCCTTCATCGGCAGCGTGAACGGTCTGCTGCACGACTGGAACGCCGGCTGGGTGGACGCGACCCTGGATGAGGTGGTGGAGGAGCTGGTTCGCCAACTGCTCGGGATCCTGCGCCCTGCCGGCTGGAGCGCGGACGGGATCACGAGTACCTAG
- a CDS encoding YncE family protein has translation MSVLRARHLCSLAAALTLTLGGTATAASAVGSQASATDLREVMFVGNNWEGTSDVIKSSGDFAKIGRINVIPDKAERLAAINADPIKWAYFMGIRNGVGEGHDQFVDDMYSTPDGRSVVVSRPSFADVVSIDLATGRINWRFAVSGYRSDHMAVSPDGTRVAVSASTANTVHVLDITTGRQLGSFATGDKPHENIFTHDGKYIWNMAIGDVTTALDDPWLDWTKGDRKITVVDAATFKQVKVIDMRQRLDAIGLKDFSDAVRPAVFSPDESKLYFQVSFFNGFLEYDVATDKITRVKTLPKNPATSSDRTTWVNDSRHHGISMNPSGTRLCVAGTMDDYATVVDRATLQEGPLVPAAKPYWATVSGDGKDCVVSESGADQVTAIDFETGLKTVSVPVGDHPQRVRLGHVEANWTGQGGS, from the coding sequence ATGTCCGTCCTCAGAGCCAGACACCTCTGTTCACTCGCCGCGGCCCTCACGCTCACCCTCGGCGGCACTGCGACCGCCGCTTCCGCCGTCGGCTCGCAGGCCTCCGCCACCGATCTGCGGGAGGTGATGTTCGTCGGCAACAACTGGGAAGGCACCTCGGACGTCATCAAGTCCTCCGGTGACTTCGCGAAGATCGGCCGGATCAATGTCATCCCGGACAAGGCCGAACGGCTCGCGGCGATCAACGCCGATCCCATCAAATGGGCCTACTTCATGGGCATCCGGAACGGCGTCGGCGAGGGACACGACCAGTTCGTCGACGACATGTACTCGACGCCGGACGGCCGGTCGGTGGTGGTCTCGCGCCCGAGTTTCGCCGATGTCGTCTCGATCGACCTCGCCACCGGGCGAATCAACTGGCGTTTCGCCGTGTCGGGTTACCGCTCGGACCACATGGCCGTGTCGCCCGACGGCACCCGGGTCGCGGTCTCGGCCTCCACCGCGAACACCGTGCACGTGCTCGACATCACGACCGGCAGGCAGCTCGGCTCGTTCGCGACCGGCGACAAACCGCACGAGAACATCTTCACCCACGACGGCAAGTACATCTGGAACATGGCCATCGGTGACGTCACCACCGCACTGGACGACCCCTGGCTGGACTGGACGAAGGGCGACCGGAAGATCACGGTCGTCGACGCGGCCACCTTCAAGCAGGTCAAGGTGATCGACATGCGCCAGCGCCTGGACGCCATCGGCCTCAAGGACTTCTCCGACGCCGTCCGCCCTGCCGTCTTCTCGCCGGACGAGTCCAAGCTGTACTTCCAGGTGTCGTTCTTCAACGGCTTCCTGGAGTACGACGTGGCCACCGACAAGATCACCCGGGTGAAGACCCTCCCGAAGAACCCCGCCACCAGCAGCGACCGCACGACCTGGGTCAACGACTCGCGCCACCACGGCATTTCGATGAACCCCTCGGGTACCAGGCTGTGCGTCGCGGGGACGATGGACGACTACGCGACGGTCGTCGACCGCGCGACCCTTCAGGAAGGACCGCTGGTCCCCGCCGCCAAGCCGTACTGGGCGACCGTGAGCGGTGACGGCAAGGACTGTGTCGTCTCCGAGAGCGGCGCCGACCAGGTCACCGCCATCGACTTCGAGACCGGGCTGAAAACGGTGTCGGTGCCGGTCGGCGACCACCCCCAGCGGGTCCGGCTCGGCCATGTGGAAGCGAACTGGACCGGCCAGGGCGGTAGCTGA
- a CDS encoding cellulase family glycosylhydrolase, which produces MTKLRARLLGVLVLLTGLLTAAGTRPAAADGLPDSLWFDQPAAAALTVVNGRFTDGLGREVVLRGYNVSGETKLEENSGLPFASVADAAKSATALRALGGGNSVRFLLSWAHAEPVRGQVDNAYLAAVTDQMRAFLDAGIRVFPDFHQDLYSRHLFNQGSWYSGDGAPKWAVTAGGYPQESCGLCLFWGQNITQNNAVKAAQYDFWHNSYGLQDAFLATAQATMTYVRQHLTTAEFAGVAGFDPYNEPYAGSYDSGQTSRTWERDLLWPFYGKFRARMDAAGWQDKPAFVEPNLFWNANITSQKQEGGLLDAGTLGPRYVFNTHFYDQKAISGILMWGKAGDGQYTGDFGTVRNRATAAGTAAVVSEFGHPLSGTVSDKAPTVDKAMYQALDSRLSGSGWWSGAASSGPVLSGTQWQWDIYSGRHHELMNDNPDKVLTSADAWNDEDLSAVRLDDSGTAVLRQDARLLDRLYPGATTGSTLAFTYEDRSRDGSTTLTWNPVPSTLPQVSQLVGTGQYGLLVWRSDGGSAPTELHLPASFPSSATTVVSDLGALVSPPAYTSATPVAVAPEPGGTGSRRLLLTASGSGTVHYALVTNGANAPSAALLNGARTELAAWAAARFG; this is translated from the coding sequence ATGACGAAGTTACGTGCGCGTCTGCTCGGCGTCCTCGTACTCCTCACCGGTCTCCTCACGGCGGCGGGCACCCGGCCCGCCGCCGCGGACGGACTCCCCGACTCCCTCTGGTTCGACCAGCCGGCTGCCGCCGCCCTCACGGTCGTGAACGGCCGCTTCACCGACGGCCTGGGCCGCGAGGTCGTCCTGCGCGGCTACAACGTCTCCGGCGAGACCAAGCTGGAGGAGAACAGCGGACTGCCCTTCGCCTCGGTCGCCGACGCGGCGAAGTCCGCCACGGCGCTGCGCGCCCTCGGCGGCGGCAACTCCGTGCGCTTCTTGCTCTCCTGGGCGCACGCCGAACCGGTCCGCGGCCAGGTCGACAACGCCTATCTCGCCGCGGTCACCGACCAGATGCGAGCCTTCCTCGACGCGGGAATCCGTGTCTTCCCCGACTTCCACCAGGACCTCTACTCCCGCCACCTCTTCAACCAGGGAAGCTGGTACTCGGGCGACGGCGCCCCCAAGTGGGCCGTGACCGCGGGCGGTTACCCGCAGGAGTCCTGCGGCCTCTGCCTCTTCTGGGGCCAGAACATCACCCAGAACAACGCCGTCAAGGCCGCACAGTACGACTTCTGGCACAACTCCTACGGACTCCAGGACGCCTTCCTCGCCACGGCCCAGGCCACCATGACGTACGTCCGGCAGCACCTCACCACGGCCGAGTTCGCGGGCGTCGCCGGCTTCGACCCGTACAACGAGCCCTACGCGGGCAGTTACGACTCGGGCCAGACCAGCCGCACCTGGGAACGCGACCTGCTCTGGCCGTTCTACGGGAAGTTCCGGGCCCGCATGGACGCGGCCGGCTGGCAGGACAAGCCCGCCTTCGTGGAACCCAACCTCTTCTGGAACGCCAACATCACCTCCCAGAAGCAGGAGGGCGGACTGCTCGACGCGGGCACCCTCGGCCCGCGCTATGTGTTCAACACCCACTTCTACGACCAGAAGGCCATCTCGGGCATCCTCATGTGGGGCAAGGCGGGAGACGGCCAGTACACCGGCGACTTCGGCACCGTACGGAACCGGGCCACCGCCGCCGGGACGGCGGCCGTCGTCTCCGAGTTCGGCCACCCCCTCTCCGGAACGGTCTCGGACAAGGCCCCGACCGTCGACAAGGCGATGTACCAGGCCCTCGACTCCCGGCTCTCCGGGTCCGGCTGGTGGTCAGGAGCGGCCTCGTCCGGACCGGTCCTGTCGGGTACCCAGTGGCAGTGGGACATCTACAGCGGCCGGCACCACGAGCTGATGAACGACAACCCCGACAAGGTCCTGACCTCCGCCGACGCCTGGAACGACGAGGACCTCTCCGCCGTGCGCCTCGACGACTCGGGCACGGCCGTGCTGCGCCAGGACGCCCGGCTCCTCGACCGCCTCTACCCCGGCGCCACCACGGGCTCCACCCTCGCCTTCACCTACGAGGACCGCTCCCGCGACGGCTCCACCACCCTGACCTGGAACCCGGTCCCCTCGACCCTTCCGCAGGTCTCCCAGCTCGTGGGAACGGGCCAGTACGGCCTGCTCGTCTGGCGCTCCGACGGCGGGTCCGCCCCGACGGAACTCCATCTGCCGGCCTCGTTCCCCTCCTCGGCCACGACGGTGGTGTCCGACCTCGGAGCGCTGGTCTCCCCGCCCGCCTACACCTCGGCCACGCCCGTCGCCGTGGCTCCCGAGCCGGGCGGCACCGGAAGCCGCCGCCTCCTGCTCACCGCGTCCGGCTCGGGAACCGTGCACTACGCGCTGGTCACGAACGGGGCGAACGCCCCGTCCGCCGCCCTGCTGAACGGGGCCCGGACCGAACTTGCCGCCTGGGCCGCCGCACGGTTCGGCTGA
- a CDS encoding translation factor GTPase family protein, which produces MHMLNLGILAHVDAGKTSLTERLLHTVGVIDEIGSVDDGNTRTDFLALERQRGITIKSAVVSFAIDDLTVNLIDTPGHPDFIAEVERVLGVLDGVVLVVSAVEGVQAQTRVLMRTLQRLRIPTLIFVNKIDRRGARCEEILDKISERLTPAIVPMGEPGELGTRAAYFAPYPADRLRPRLLDPLAGHDEELLAAYVEDGLSDERLRGALIRQTGQALMHPVFFGSAMTGAGVTELIAGIRELLPTAKADADGPLSGTVFKVERGAAGEKIAYARMFSGTLRTRDRLTLRDGEEGKVTAISVFDQGSAVREASVTAGRIGKLWGLGAVRIGDTIGEPPRSPAGGHHFAPPTLETVVSPGRPADRGVLHTALTQLAEQDPLIGLRHDELRGEISVSLYGEVQKEVLQATLADEFGIDVLFRETTPLCVERPLGTGASVEFNKKDPNPFLATVGLRVDPAPVGSGVAFRLEVELGSMPYAFFKAVEDTVEETLGQGLHGWQVTDCAVTMTHSGYSPRQSHAHQGFDKSMSSTGADFRGLTPLVLTAALRAAGTQVYEPMNAFRLEVPADTLGAVLPLLARQRAVPRTTRIQGSSCVLEGVLPVVRAHELEQQLPGPTRGEGELECSFDHYAPVARGAIPDRPRTDPNPLDRKEYLLNLTRRLGG; this is translated from the coding sequence GTGCATATGCTCAACCTGGGAATCCTGGCGCACGTAGACGCCGGTAAGACAAGCCTGACCGAGCGGCTGCTGCACACGGTCGGGGTCATCGACGAGATCGGCAGCGTCGACGACGGGAACACCCGGACCGACTTCCTCGCGCTGGAGCGGCAGCGCGGCATCACGATCAAATCCGCCGTCGTCTCCTTCGCGATCGACGACCTCACGGTCAATCTGATCGACACCCCCGGTCACCCGGACTTCATCGCCGAGGTGGAACGGGTGCTCGGCGTGCTCGACGGCGTCGTCCTCGTCGTCTCGGCCGTGGAGGGCGTACAGGCGCAGACACGCGTGCTGATGCGGACGCTCCAGCGGCTGCGCATTCCCACGCTGATCTTCGTGAACAAGATCGACCGCCGCGGGGCCCGGTGCGAGGAGATCCTGGACAAGATCTCCGAGCGCCTCACCCCGGCGATCGTCCCGATGGGCGAGCCCGGTGAACTCGGCACGCGGGCCGCGTACTTCGCCCCCTACCCCGCCGACCGGCTGCGGCCGCGTCTCCTCGATCCGCTGGCCGGGCACGACGAGGAACTGCTGGCCGCGTACGTCGAGGACGGCCTGTCGGACGAGCGTCTGCGCGGGGCGCTGATCCGGCAGACGGGGCAGGCCCTGATGCACCCCGTGTTCTTCGGATCGGCCATGACGGGCGCGGGCGTCACCGAACTGATCGCCGGGATCCGGGAGCTGCTGCCCACGGCGAAGGCGGACGCGGACGGGCCGCTGTCGGGCACCGTCTTCAAGGTCGAGCGAGGAGCGGCCGGGGAGAAGATCGCGTACGCGCGGATGTTCTCGGGCACCCTGCGGACCCGTGACCGGCTGACCCTGCGCGACGGCGAGGAGGGGAAGGTCACCGCGATCAGCGTCTTCGACCAGGGCTCGGCGGTCCGTGAGGCGAGTGTGACCGCGGGACGCATCGGCAAGCTGTGGGGGCTCGGCGCGGTCCGGATCGGCGACACCATCGGTGAACCGCCACGCTCGCCGGCGGGTGGACACCACTTCGCTCCGCCGACCCTGGAGACCGTCGTCTCGCCCGGCCGCCCGGCCGACAGGGGCGTGCTGCACACGGCGCTCACCCAACTCGCCGAACAGGACCCGCTGATCGGCCTCCGGCACGACGAACTGCGCGGGGAGATCTCCGTGTCGCTCTACGGCGAGGTCCAGAAGGAGGTCCTCCAGGCGACCCTGGCCGACGAGTTCGGCATCGACGTCCTGTTCCGCGAGACGACCCCGCTCTGTGTCGAACGGCCTCTGGGCACCGGCGCGTCGGTCGAGTTCAACAAGAAGGACCCGAATCCCTTCCTCGCGACCGTCGGACTGCGGGTCGACCCGGCGCCGGTCGGATCCGGTGTGGCGTTCCGGCTGGAGGTCGAGCTCGGATCGATGCCGTACGCGTTCTTCAAAGCGGTCGAGGACACCGTCGAGGAGACGCTGGGACAGGGGCTGCACGGCTGGCAGGTCACCGACTGCGCCGTCACGATGACGCACTCGGGCTATTCACCGCGTCAGAGCCATGCCCACCAGGGATTCGACAAGAGCATGTCCAGCACGGGTGCCGACTTCAGGGGCCTGACCCCGCTGGTGCTGACGGCCGCACTGCGCGCGGCCGGGACCCAGGTGTACGAGCCGATGAACGCGTTCCGTCTGGAGGTTCCCGCGGACACGCTCGGCGCCGTGCTGCCCCTGCTGGCCCGGCAGCGGGCGGTGCCGCGGACCACCCGGATCCAGGGGTCCTCGTGTGTGCTGGAGGGAGTCCTCCCGGTGGTGCGGGCGCATGAGCTGGAGCAGCAGCTCCCGGGGCCGACGCGCGGAGAGGGTGAGCTGGAATGCTCCTTCGACCACTACGCGCCCGTGGCGCGGGGCGCGATCCCGGACCGTCCCCGGACCGATCCGAACCCGCTGGACCGCAAGGAGTATCTGCTGAACCTGACGCGCAGGCTCGGAGGGTGA